A DNA window from Novosphingobium sp. RL4 contains the following coding sequences:
- a CDS encoding GMC family oxidoreductase: MSAPGEILTEVLMIGSGPGGAVSGTLFAQAGHRVTMVEEGQHLPLEAAPHFSREEMLLKYRNAGVGVALGRHKLAWVEGRCVGGGSEVNRGLYHRTPAYVLDDWRRRFDVRDLDLAGMTPHFAACEAIAKVEYAGTAASDMSRRLQQGAQAQGWFAIEAPRLYQYAADGRGGEKQSMSATFVRRFLEAGGELLPATRIARLRREGGMWIAEGFRRGENGLPRAVTFRAETVVVACGAVQTPALLRRSGISHNVGNSLRFHPMVKVVAEFDRDVNQPGDFDPVHQVKEFEPRFGMGCSISNPAMLGVALAGREGHWELVAERWRRMGIYYVQSGGGVASVRNLPGFDDPLVRIRFSKGDLSVLGEGLRRLCEALFAAGARTIYPCVTGYPDLHSPADLADLPELLEAGDGNVTSVHVFSSCPMGEDTRRTATDSFGKVHGAQGLYVNDASLLCGPTSVNPQGTVMALAHRNAMEAMTRRFH, encoded by the coding sequence ATGAGCGCGCCCGGCGAGATCCTCACCGAAGTGCTGATGATCGGCTCCGGCCCCGGCGGCGCGGTAAGCGGCACGCTGTTCGCGCAGGCGGGCCACCGGGTGACGATGGTGGAAGAAGGCCAGCATCTCCCGCTCGAAGCCGCGCCGCACTTCTCGCGTGAGGAGATGCTGCTCAAGTACCGCAATGCCGGGGTCGGCGTCGCGCTGGGACGGCACAAGCTGGCCTGGGTGGAAGGGCGCTGCGTCGGCGGCGGCAGCGAGGTCAACCGCGGGCTCTACCACCGCACGCCCGCCTATGTGCTTGACGACTGGCGGCGCCGGTTCGATGTGCGCGATCTCGACCTTGCCGGAATGACGCCCCATTTCGCCGCCTGCGAGGCGATCGCGAAAGTGGAATATGCAGGCACCGCCGCCTCCGACATGTCGCGGCGGCTCCAGCAGGGCGCGCAGGCGCAGGGCTGGTTCGCGATCGAGGCGCCCCGCCTGTACCAGTACGCCGCCGATGGACGCGGCGGTGAAAAGCAGTCGATGTCCGCCACTTTCGTGCGCCGGTTCCTGGAGGCGGGCGGCGAACTCCTGCCCGCGACGCGGATCGCCCGCCTGCGCCGCGAAGGCGGCATGTGGATCGCCGAAGGGTTCCGCCGCGGCGAGAACGGCCTGCCCCGCGCCGTGACCTTCCGCGCCGAAACCGTGGTCGTCGCCTGCGGCGCGGTGCAGACCCCTGCCCTGCTGCGCCGTTCCGGCATCTCCCACAATGTCGGCAACAGCCTGCGCTTCCATCCGATGGTCAAGGTCGTCGCGGAATTCGACCGCGACGTGAACCAGCCGGGCGATTTCGATCCGGTCCACCAGGTCAAGGAATTCGAACCGCGCTTCGGCATGGGCTGCTCGATCAGCAATCCCGCGATGCTGGGCGTGGCGCTGGCCGGGCGCGAGGGCCACTGGGAGCTCGTGGCCGAACGCTGGCGGCGCATGGGTATCTACTACGTCCAGTCGGGCGGCGGCGTGGCCTCGGTGCGCAACCTGCCCGGCTTCGACGATCCGCTGGTCCGCATCCGTTTTTCGAAAGGCGATCTCTCCGTGCTCGGAGAGGGGCTGCGGCGGCTCTGCGAAGCGCTGTTCGCGGCGGGGGCCCGGACGATCTACCCCTGCGTCACCGGCTACCCGGACCTGCATTCCCCCGCCGATCTCGCGGACCTTCCCGAACTGCTGGAAGCAGGCGACGGCAACGTCACCTCGGTCCATGTCTTCTCCTCGTGCCCGATGGGCGAGGACACGCGGCGCACCGCCACCGATTCCTTCGGCAAGGTCCACGGCGCCCAGGGCCTCTACGTAAACGACGCCTCGCTTCTCTGCGGACCGACCTCGGTAAACCCGCAAGGCACGGTCATGGCTCTGGCCCACCGCAACGCCATGGAAGCCATGACCCGCCGCTTCCATTAG
- a CDS encoding UbiA family prenyltransferase, with translation MPSTATLDRKTARLRDYLTLARFDHITKHVFIIPGLILAYALREPSLLDAPQRVVIGFVVAIAIASANYVINEWLDREFDAHHPSKHHRKAVSLQLSPALVYVEYLAFAGVGLSLAAWMGGSFFVFSIVFLASGLVYNVQPIRSKDRPFLDVISESVNNPIRLTLGWLMIDPSSMPPVSLLLAYWTGGAFLMGSKRLSEYRDITAAVGLETLTRYRKSFAGYTAESLVVSCLVYAMLSSFFLGVFLIKYRVEYVLAFPFIAGLFGCYLWLSMLPDSIAQRPERMFRSRRLMATLGVTVSVLLVLSFLDLAGLSTLTNRSFTPADMLPGHRK, from the coding sequence ATGCCCTCGACGGCCACGCTTGACCGCAAGACCGCGCGCCTGCGCGATTACCTGACCCTTGCCCGCTTCGATCACATCACCAAGCATGTGTTCATCATACCGGGCCTGATCCTCGCCTATGCACTGCGCGAGCCCTCGCTGCTGGACGCCCCGCAGCGCGTGGTCATCGGCTTCGTCGTGGCCATCGCGATCGCCTCGGCCAACTACGTCATCAACGAATGGCTGGACCGGGAATTCGACGCGCATCACCCCAGCAAGCACCACCGCAAGGCCGTGTCGCTGCAACTCTCGCCGGCGCTGGTCTATGTGGAATACCTGGCCTTCGCCGGGGTCGGCCTTTCGCTGGCGGCTTGGATGGGAGGCAGCTTCTTCGTCTTCTCGATCGTGTTCCTCGCCTCGGGCCTCGTCTACAACGTGCAGCCGATCCGCTCGAAGGACCGCCCGTTCCTCGACGTGATCTCGGAATCGGTGAACAACCCGATCCGCCTGACGCTGGGCTGGCTGATGATAGACCCCTCCAGCATGCCGCCCGTCAGCCTCCTGCTCGCCTACTGGACCGGCGGCGCCTTCCTCATGGGTTCCAAGCGCCTGTCCGAATACCGCGACATCACCGCCGCCGTCGGCCTTGAAACGCTGACCCGCTACCGCAAGTCCTTCGCCGGCTATACCGCCGAGAGCCTGGTGGTGAGCTGCCTCGTCTATGCCATGCTCTCCTCGTTCTTCCTCGGCGTGTTCCTCATCAAGTACCGGGTCGAATACGTCCTGGCCTTCCCGTTCATCGCCGGGCTGTTCGGCTGCTATCTCTGGCTGTCGATGCTGCCGGACTCGATCGCGCAGCGGCCGGAACGGATGTTCCGCTCCCGCCGCCTGATGGCGACGCTGGGCGTGACCGTGAGCGTGCTGCTGGTGCTCTCGTTCCTCGACCTTGCCGGCCTGTCCACGCTCACCAACCGCAGCTTCACCCCGGCGGACATGCTCCCCGGGCACCGCAAGTGA
- a CDS encoding glycosyltransferase family 39 protein: MATPAEMARPFAATAPRPPLGLGNAASVRQGRIACALLVLGSLALLQFNVHHGLSVTPDSTRYMGISPIPYDAPVYHWMLVLPHALGVPLLTAAMAWAIVTLCTNVVMIFALLRRAAGDWRHAAVGTALVALAPQFVALHASVISEPPFISFVLFTLWFVLDYFEHGRQRDLVIASLMLGMATLARFTAPPLGAAIVLVLLTTPRLPLARRVADSVLMAVPGAALFFGWVILSTLTVGHSIGREMRFYGNMGPAQWRANLETTAAWLFPDNVPLAFRVSLLVLLLGFAGWQFTRQLAAWRNERADAPSDARTALSLVLGLFFVGYLAFVWLSTMLEANLSFVGRYGLPAYLVLAMLLTLQASGLDRRLAAPRAMWFALAALAAVILASHTVRTVSRTHDAYREGSGFHARIWRESPTIAAVRALPAASLVYSNGPEVVTLLTDRRAGMVPMERLLRTNRPDPNDPPEAQIARIRGEAAAWPERPVYVVAFDNIDWRFYLASEDRLRRALSLVPVASFADGRIYRVSPAVQP; this comes from the coding sequence ATGGCAACGCCCGCCGAGATGGCCCGCCCCTTCGCGGCCACCGCGCCCCGCCCTCCCCTGGGCCTTGGCAATGCCGCTTCGGTCCGGCAGGGCCGGATAGCCTGCGCGCTCCTGGTGCTGGGCTCGCTGGCATTGCTCCAGTTCAACGTCCACCACGGGCTTTCCGTCACCCCGGACAGCACCCGCTACATGGGGATCAGCCCGATCCCCTACGACGCGCCGGTCTACCACTGGATGCTCGTGCTGCCCCATGCGCTGGGCGTGCCGCTGCTGACGGCGGCCATGGCCTGGGCGATCGTCACGCTCTGCACCAATGTCGTCATGATCTTCGCGCTGCTCCGGCGGGCCGCGGGGGACTGGCGCCATGCGGCGGTCGGCACCGCCCTCGTGGCGCTGGCACCGCAGTTCGTCGCCCTTCATGCCAGCGTGATATCGGAGCCGCCGTTCATCTCCTTCGTGTTGTTCACGTTGTGGTTCGTGCTCGACTACTTCGAGCATGGCCGCCAGCGCGACCTGGTGATCGCCTCGCTCATGCTGGGCATGGCCACGCTTGCGCGGTTTACCGCCCCCCCGCTGGGCGCCGCCATCGTGCTGGTCCTGCTCACCACGCCGCGCCTGCCGCTTGCCCGGCGCGTGGCCGACAGCGTGCTGATGGCCGTCCCGGGGGCCGCGCTGTTCTTCGGCTGGGTGATCCTGAGCACGCTGACGGTGGGCCATTCCATCGGCCGCGAGATGCGCTTCTACGGCAACATGGGGCCGGCGCAGTGGCGGGCCAATCTCGAAACCACCGCCGCCTGGCTGTTCCCCGACAACGTGCCGCTGGCCTTCCGCGTCAGCCTGCTCGTCCTGCTGCTCGGCTTCGCTGGCTGGCAGTTCACCCGCCAGCTTGCCGCCTGGCGGAACGAGCGCGCCGATGCGCCCAGCGATGCGCGCACCGCCCTGTCGCTGGTCCTCGGGCTGTTCTTCGTGGGCTATCTCGCCTTCGTCTGGCTCTCGACGATGCTGGAGGCGAACCTTTCCTTCGTGGGGCGCTACGGTCTTCCCGCCTATCTGGTCCTGGCGATGCTGCTGACGCTTCAGGCAAGCGGGCTCGACCGCCGACTGGCCGCCCCCCGCGCCATGTGGTTCGCGCTGGCCGCGCTGGCGGCGGTGATCCTCGCCTCGCACACCGTGCGCACGGTCAGCCGCACCCATGACGCCTATCGCGAGGGTTCCGGCTTCCACGCCCGCATCTGGCGCGAATCCCCGACGATCGCGGCGGTGCGGGCGCTTCCCGCCGCCTCGCTGGTCTATTCGAACGGCCCCGAAGTCGTCACCCTGCTGACGGACCGCCGCGCGGGCATGGTGCCGATGGAGCGCCTGCTGCGCACCAACCGGCCCGATCCCAACGATCCGCCCGAAGCGCAGATCGCCCGCATCCGCGGCGAAGCGGCCGCATGGCCCGAGCGCCCGGTCTATGTGGTCGCCTTCGACAACATCGACTGGCGCTTCTACCTCGCCAGCGAAGACCGGCTGCGGCGCGCGCTCTCGCTGGTTCCCGTCGCCAGCTTCGCCGACGGACGCATCTACCGCGTGTCGCCCGCGGTGCAGCCATGA
- a CDS encoding HAD-IA family hydrolase: MTEWGNMSEVGWKKVGLVVFDLDGTLYDQPPLRRAMAIELCKHSLRQRSLRTVRTLRAFRQIRELLGEVQGDDFTHEQFSLTSRRCGCSEGEIRAMVEEWIERRPLALLPRYKARGIDRLFSALRATGRRIAVWSDYPVDAKLAALGLRCDHTIWSGSGGVGRLKPNPAGLLALLAETGMTPEETLVIGDRADRDAAAAAAIGVPALIRTHGKTAEPSGFRRFDDPPFKAILAEGAHA; the protein is encoded by the coding sequence ATGACGGAGTGGGGCAACATGTCCGAAGTGGGCTGGAAGAAGGTCGGGCTGGTCGTCTTCGACCTCGACGGTACGCTTTACGACCAGCCGCCGCTGCGCCGCGCCATGGCCATCGAACTGTGCAAGCACAGCCTGCGCCAGCGCAGCCTTCGCACCGTGCGCACCCTGCGCGCCTTTCGCCAGATCCGCGAACTGCTGGGCGAGGTGCAGGGCGACGACTTCACCCATGAACAGTTCAGCCTCACCTCGCGGCGCTGCGGCTGCTCGGAAGGGGAAATCCGCGCCATGGTGGAGGAATGGATCGAGCGCCGGCCGCTGGCGCTGCTCCCTCGCTACAAGGCGCGCGGGATCGACCGGCTGTTTTCCGCCCTGCGCGCCACCGGGCGGCGGATCGCGGTCTGGTCGGACTACCCGGTAGACGCCAAGCTCGCCGCGCTGGGGCTGCGTTGCGACCATACGATCTGGTCCGGCTCGGGCGGGGTCGGCCGCCTCAAGCCCAACCCTGCCGGCCTCCTGGCGCTGCTCGCCGAAACCGGCATGACGCCCGAGGAAACCCTCGTGATCGGAGACAGGGCGGATCGCGATGCCGCCGCCGCCGCCGCCATCGGCGTTCCCGCCCTCATCCGCACGCACGGCAAGACCGCCGAGCCCTCGGGCTTCCGCCGCTTCGACGATCCCCCCTTCAAGGCCATCCTCGCGGAGGGAGCCCATGCCTGA
- a CDS encoding aspartate aminotransferase family protein: MTAHSKIEARIETLGPDAPEDRKLLSLEQSLALDGDAAMDLYAAHLNKYMLQVFDILGLARMDIESAQGAEITLRDGRTILDYSGGFGVLGLGHNHPRVIAAERRCHELKVLDCIKIAPHKLQGALAYNISRFLPRPLDVSFLAVSGTEANEAAMKLCERVQTPKGKTKFLCFRGAFHGKTHGPLSLTTATDVQSGFIMGVPRENVVFATYGDIESVIEAIRQERTAGGNRIIAGIVETIRGTSCEVPRPGFLTEFAALCRQEDILTIFDEVKVGMGRTGRFCAFQHEDVVPDVVTLAKTLGGGKRELGAMVTSQALFDKAYGNKQDCNLHSSSFSGMGESCAVGIETLNVLADEKLIERAGRIGAYLKAGLERLREKYPRKIVSLRGKGCFQAIELNFGQQLAEKAIDIRKNPLFVTYETVLIGAVARELFERHGVLVHFQPGARDLLHFMPPYIVEEAQVDHLLAALDDVLGRGVADATVRFVAKNIKRVLG; this comes from the coding sequence GTGACGGCACATTCCAAGATCGAAGCCCGGATCGAGACCCTCGGCCCGGATGCGCCGGAAGACCGCAAGCTGCTGTCGCTGGAGCAGAGCCTCGCGCTGGACGGCGATGCGGCGATGGACCTCTATGCCGCGCACCTCAACAAGTACATGCTCCAGGTCTTCGACATCCTCGGCCTGGCGCGCATGGATATCGAAAGCGCGCAAGGCGCCGAGATCACCTTGCGCGACGGGCGCACCATCCTCGACTATTCGGGCGGTTTCGGCGTGCTCGGGCTGGGCCACAACCACCCGCGCGTGATCGCCGCGGAGCGCCGCTGCCACGAACTCAAGGTGCTGGACTGCATCAAGATCGCGCCGCACAAGCTGCAGGGCGCGCTGGCCTACAACATCTCGCGGTTCCTGCCCCGCCCGCTGGACGTCTCCTTCCTCGCGGTATCCGGCACCGAGGCCAACGAAGCGGCGATGAAGCTGTGCGAGCGCGTGCAGACCCCCAAGGGCAAGACCAAGTTCCTGTGCTTCCGGGGCGCCTTCCACGGCAAGACGCACGGCCCCCTCTCCCTCACCACCGCCACCGACGTGCAGAGCGGCTTCATCATGGGCGTTCCCCGGGAGAACGTCGTCTTCGCCACCTATGGAGACATCGAATCCGTGATCGAGGCGATCCGGCAGGAACGGACCGCAGGCGGCAACCGGATCATCGCCGGGATCGTCGAAACCATCCGGGGCACCTCCTGCGAAGTGCCGCGCCCGGGCTTCCTCACCGAATTCGCGGCGCTGTGCCGGCAGGAGGACATCCTGACGATCTTCGACGAGGTGAAGGTCGGCATGGGCCGCACCGGCAGGTTCTGCGCCTTCCAGCACGAGGACGTGGTGCCCGACGTCGTCACCCTCGCCAAGACGCTGGGCGGCGGCAAGCGCGAACTGGGCGCCATGGTCACCTCGCAGGCCCTGTTCGACAAGGCCTATGGCAACAAGCAGGACTGCAACCTGCACAGTTCCAGCTTCAGCGGCATGGGGGAATCCTGCGCGGTCGGCATCGAGACGCTCAACGTGCTCGCGGACGAGAAGCTGATCGAGCGGGCCGGACGCATCGGCGCTTACCTGAAAGCCGGGCTGGAACGCCTGCGCGAGAAGTATCCGCGCAAGATCGTATCCCTGCGCGGCAAGGGCTGCTTCCAGGCAATCGAGCTGAACTTTGGCCAGCAACTTGCTGAAAAAGCGATAGATATACGCAAGAACCCGCTTTTCGTGACTTACGAGACGGTGCTGATCGGCGCCGTGGCGCGCGAACTGTTCGAACGCCACGGCGTGCTCGTCCATTTCCAGCCCGGCGCCCGAGACCTGCTGCACTTCATGCCGCCCTACATCGTCGAGGAGGCACAGGTGGACCATCTGCTCGCCGCTCTGGACGACGTGCTGGGGCGCGGCGTGGCGGATGCCACGGTCCGCTTCGTCGCCAAGAACATCAAGCGCGTGCTGGGCTGA
- a CDS encoding sensor histidine kinase: MGRTFDARSSGLSRARQALLITDPNRLIGYGRLMTAIFAVIAIYLDPTQPGRYRHEAQDVLAIYLVMAILLVAVPIRKPVDSPVHFAVHVLDTAILGWLAFLTNELTSPFFSFLPFALLAMAVRWGFAGAIVGAVMLEMVLFAVGIPDILDGESELNVLIIRAAYFLVCAVMLGYFGAYRESSRERLARLASWPMDAGFGDRRGWLSELCRHAATVTGCESLILIWREQDEPTGFIAHWRKQGLDLRPLDRANFRSAFSEARLDFMDRTRASQLGPDEMLALTLMLGGLGLPRPRSHDYAVRSGFSGLRFRGALILVDPEGRPEDALALTEIIAARTGSELEHVELVARHADSVRADERSRFAQDLHDSVLQDLTATTLKLRGLAARDPAGARELAAELKDIEELVTQQQRRIRSFVEDQRDCDGGAPTDMVADLRREADILEKKWGVTVLFDWHGRAAQLPRSLVDEVIQLFSEATANAVRHGAATQIALEARLIGSALELGVADNGRGLGPAANGIGPASLRSRAMQLGGSIALDDSATGLRVTMVIPLEEAA, translated from the coding sequence ATGGGGCGGACATTCGACGCGAGATCATCCGGCCTGAGCCGGGCGCGCCAGGCGCTGCTGATCACCGATCCAAACCGGCTGATCGGCTATGGCCGCCTGATGACCGCGATCTTCGCGGTGATCGCGATCTATCTCGATCCCACGCAGCCCGGCCGTTACCGGCACGAGGCGCAGGACGTGCTGGCGATCTACCTCGTCATGGCGATCCTGCTGGTGGCGGTGCCGATCCGCAAGCCGGTGGACAGCCCGGTCCACTTCGCCGTTCACGTCCTGGATACCGCGATCCTCGGCTGGCTGGCGTTCCTCACCAACGAACTGACCAGCCCGTTCTTCTCGTTTCTGCCCTTTGCGCTGCTGGCGATGGCGGTGCGCTGGGGGTTCGCGGGCGCGATCGTCGGCGCGGTCATGCTGGAGATGGTGCTGTTCGCGGTCGGCATTCCCGACATTCTCGACGGTGAATCCGAACTCAACGTGCTCATCATCCGGGCGGCCTACTTCCTGGTCTGCGCGGTGATGCTCGGCTATTTCGGGGCTTACCGCGAAAGCAGCCGCGAACGGCTGGCGCGGCTGGCGAGCTGGCCAATGGATGCCGGGTTCGGCGACCGGCGCGGCTGGCTGTCCGAACTGTGCCGCCATGCCGCCACCGTCACCGGCTGCGAAAGCCTGATCCTGATCTGGCGCGAGCAGGACGAGCCGACCGGCTTCATCGCCCATTGGCGCAAGCAGGGGCTCGACCTGCGGCCGCTGGACCGCGCCAATTTCCGCAGCGCCTTTTCCGAGGCGCGGCTCGACTTCATGGACCGCACGCGGGCCAGCCAGCTTGGACCGGACGAGATGCTGGCGCTTACGCTCATGCTCGGCGGGCTGGGCCTGCCGCGTCCGCGTTCGCACGACTATGCGGTGCGTTCCGGCTTTTCCGGGCTGCGGTTCCGCGGGGCGCTGATCCTGGTCGATCCCGAAGGGCGGCCGGAGGACGCGCTGGCGCTCACCGAGATCATCGCCGCGCGCACGGGGTCCGAACTGGAGCATGTCGAACTGGTGGCCCGCCATGCCGACAGCGTCCGTGCCGACGAACGCAGCCGCTTCGCGCAGGACCTGCATGACAGCGTGCTGCAGGACCTGACCGCCACGACGCTCAAGCTGCGCGGGCTGGCGGCGCGCGATCCGGCGGGCGCAAGGGAGCTGGCGGCCGAACTCAAGGACATCGAGGAACTCGTGACCCAGCAGCAGCGGCGCATCCGCAGCTTCGTGGAGGACCAGCGCGATTGCGACGGCGGAGCGCCCACCGACATGGTGGCCGACTTGCGCCGGGAGGCCGACATTCTCGAAAAGAAGTGGGGCGTCACCGTTCTGTTCGACTGGCACGGACGCGCCGCGCAGTTGCCGCGCAGCCTTGTGGACGAGGTGATCCAGCTCTTTTCCGAGGCGACCGCGAACGCCGTGCGCCACGGCGCCGCCACGCAGATCGCGCTGGAGGCGCGGCTGATCGGCAGCGCGCTGGAACTGGGCGTGGCCGACAACGGACGGGGCCTGGGCCCAGCGGCGAACGGGATCGGCCCGGCCTCGCTGCGCAGCCGGGCCATGCAACTGGGCGGCTCGATCGCGCTGGACGACAGCGCAACCGGGCTGCGCGTCACCATGGTCATCCCGCTGGAGGAAGCCGCATGA
- a CDS encoding response regulator transcription factor: MNMPASACRVLVADDHPLLLRGLADMLRGTGEVDLIEATGSGTRALAVIREKRPEVAVLDVSMPDVGGLAILRAISEAGWPVRVIFLSATMSGRQIAEAIALGVWGLLLKDYAANSLLDCLREVVSGRKWLPEDLVAKGRRGGGVDIASDIGNLTPREREISALVCRGFSNKAIGGMLGSTEGTVSIHLHNIYRKLDISSRTTLATLFVKYQAQRSEQE, translated from the coding sequence ATGAACATGCCCGCGAGCGCTTGCCGGGTCCTGGTTGCGGACGATCACCCCCTGCTGCTGCGCGGGCTGGCGGACATGCTGCGCGGCACGGGCGAGGTGGACCTGATCGAGGCCACCGGCAGCGGCACGCGCGCTCTGGCGGTGATCAGGGAGAAGCGCCCCGAAGTCGCGGTGCTCGACGTGTCGATGCCCGATGTCGGCGGCCTCGCGATCCTGCGCGCGATCAGCGAGGCGGGCTGGCCGGTCCGGGTCATCTTCCTGTCGGCAACGATGAGCGGGCGGCAGATCGCCGAAGCCATCGCGCTTGGGGTCTGGGGCCTGCTGCTCAAGGACTATGCCGCCAATTCGCTGCTCGACTGCCTGCGCGAGGTGGTGTCCGGCCGCAAGTGGCTGCCGGAGGACCTGGTCGCCAAGGGGCGGCGGGGCGGGGGCGTGGACATCGCCTCCGATATCGGCAACCTCACTCCGCGCGAGCGGGAGATCAGCGCGCTGGTCTGCCGGGGGTTCTCGAACAAGGCGATCGGGGGGATGCTCGGGTCGACCGAGGGGACGGTGAGCATTCACCTCCACAACATCTACCGCAAGCTCGACATTTCCAGCCGCACCACGCTGGCGACGCTGTTCGTGAAGTATCAGGCCCAGCGCAGCGAGCAGGAGTGA
- a CDS encoding lysylphosphatidylglycerol synthase transmembrane domain-containing protein has protein sequence MAAQPPPAAQGGRLRFWLGVVVGAAFLAVLWSTVDMAAVGALLVRATWPPLALALLAYALDFLLRAWRFRLLLDPGGRDVPFAPTVAPFVASFGISDILPFRLGDVFRVYWFHRRFALPVGHVLGAMVVERVLDLVSILMVAGVALMLVDSTLPAEIVAQFRLVLAVAVIASLAVLLSPSLIEGLAGLIERKLPFAAAAKLAETARAVARAVRGSGGPKRIAGMVLLSFALWLLESLVMLGAWVSLGGSVTEGLRPLVAFAFSTLGTLVPALPGHFGSYEFFGMLSYRAVGVGAEQATATILLAHLMLWLPTALFALGWLAAARTGSPLRLLRAG, from the coding sequence ATGGCTGCGCAGCCCCCACCCGCTGCGCAAGGCGGCCGCCTGCGGTTCTGGCTTGGCGTGGTGGTGGGGGCGGCCTTCCTCGCGGTGCTGTGGTCCACGGTGGACATGGCCGCTGTCGGCGCGCTGCTGGTGCGCGCGACATGGCCGCCGCTGGCGCTGGCGCTGCTGGCCTATGCGCTCGACTTCCTGCTGCGGGCGTGGCGGTTCCGGCTGCTGCTCGATCCCGGCGGGCGGGACGTGCCCTTCGCGCCTACGGTGGCGCCTTTCGTGGCAAGCTTCGGCATCAGCGATATCCTGCCCTTTCGCCTTGGCGACGTGTTCCGCGTCTACTGGTTTCACCGCAGGTTCGCACTGCCGGTGGGGCATGTGCTGGGGGCGATGGTGGTGGAGCGCGTGCTCGATCTCGTGTCGATCCTGATGGTTGCCGGCGTGGCCCTGATGCTGGTGGACAGTACGCTTCCCGCCGAGATCGTGGCGCAGTTCCGGCTGGTGCTGGCGGTCGCGGTGATCGCGAGCCTAGCGGTGCTGCTTTCGCCGTCGCTGATCGAGGGGCTGGCCGGCCTGATCGAGCGGAAACTGCCGTTCGCCGCCGCCGCGAAACTGGCGGAAACGGCACGGGCGGTGGCGCGCGCGGTGCGGGGAAGCGGCGGCCCGAAGCGGATCGCGGGGATGGTGCTGCTGTCCTTCGCGCTATGGCTGCTCGAAAGCCTCGTCATGCTGGGGGCATGGGTGAGCCTGGGCGGCAGCGTGACCGAGGGGCTGCGGCCGCTGGTGGCCTTTGCCTTTTCCACGCTGGGCACGCTGGTGCCGGCGCTGCCGGGGCATTTCGGTTCCTACGAATTCTTCGGGATGCTTTCCTACCGGGCGGTAGGTGTCGGCGCCGAGCAGGCCACCGCGACGATCCTGCTGGCGCATCTCATGCTCTGGCTGCCGACCGCACTGTTCGCACTCGGCTGGCTGGCAGCCGCACGAACCGGCTCCCCGCTGCGGCTGCTGAGAGCAGGCTGA